A stretch of the Helicoverpa zea isolate HzStark_Cry1AcR chromosome 29, ilHelZeax1.1, whole genome shotgun sequence genome encodes the following:
- the LOC124644177 gene encoding putative Dol-P-Glc:Glc(2)Man(9)GlcNAc(2)-PP-Dol alpha-1,2-glucosyltransferase produces the protein MDSSSRYYALLFLQLIAYFMASKVIFDKVNNTIPIVIDEYFHIPQGLTYCNGNFSHWDPKITTLPGLYLVSSVIGLYFECNAYNLRFVNLIASCVNLVLFSSILRYVYFGDRNHMKIIIQAVNLTILPPLYFFSHVYYTDVMALTFLLMFTRLCLVNRNFLFILLTGIFSTIMRQTNIVWIAMVAAHKILDIFIRSSRVFGNYFINDIKLSKRSAIARDVDKSKLKRYYGVFDLYCAVKYHLSTCLKSFFMFITFHDFTILFTHMFILGGFLGFVYLNGSIVVGDKSAHEATIHTPQLLYFLIFYGVFGLPYVLNKLFSTLKLMFRNKIVVILCGIIMSLMVYYNTLVHPYLLADNRHFTFYIWNRWYGKYEHAIFATVPVYIFLLFSIYDNLKDQNCISFLLPYCVSLFLALALQRLIEVRYFLIPYIVLRLRFGRPSYLLVLSEFVWYVLINAASFYIFFNKEVAWQDFDYMQRIIW, from the coding sequence ATGGACTCATCCTCAAGATATTATGCTCTACTATTTCTCCAATTAATAGCATACTTTATGGCCTCGAAAGTAATATTtgacaaagtaaataatacCATACCGATAGTTATCGACGAATACTTCCATATACCACAAGGATTAACTTACTGTAATGGAAACTTTTCACACTGGGACCCTAAAATAACAACGTTACCCGGACTGTATCTAGTTTCATCTGTTATCGGCCTGTACTTCGAATGTAACGCATACAACCTACGTTTCGTCAACCTCATTGCTTCATGTGTAAATCTTGTTCTATTTTCAAGTATTTTAAGATATGTATACTTCGGTGACCGAAACCATATGAAGATTATTATCCAAGCTGTCAACCTAACAATATTACCTCCTTTGTATTTCTTTTCACACGTATATTACACTGACGTGATGGCATTAACATTTCTACTGATGTTCACTAGACTTTGCCTAGTTAATCGtaatttcctctttattttgtTAACTGGTATTTTTTCCACAATAATGCGGCAAACAAATATTGTATGGATAGCTATGGTTGCCGCACATAAGATACTGGACATTTTTATAAGAAGTTCTAGAGTTTTCGGTAATTATTTCATCAATGATATTAAGCTTAGTAAACGGTCAGCAATTGCTAGAGATGTAGATAAGTCAAAACTAAAAAGATATTATGGTGTCTTCGATTTGTATTGTGCGGTAAAGTACCATCTTTCTACctgtttaaaatcatttttcatgtTCATTACCTTCCATGATTTCACTATTCTCTTTACTCATATGTTTATTTTAGGCGGTTTCTTAGGTTTTGTGTATCTAAACGGCTCCATAGTTGTTGGGGATAAATCGGCACATGAAGCGACCATTCATACTCCTCAACTGTTGTACTTTCTGATTTTCTACGGTGTCTTCggacttccttatgtactaaataagttattttcaacGCTAAAATTAATGTTTAGAAACAAAATCGTAGTTATCCTATGCGGTATTATAATGTCTTTAATGGTGTATTACAATACGTTAGTTCATCCGTACTTGCTAGCTGACAATAGACATTTTACATTCTACATTTGGAACCGCTGGTATGGTAAATATGAACATGCAATCTTTGCTACGGTACCAGTATACATTTTCCTGCTATTCAGTATATACGATAATTTAAAGGACCAGAATTGTATATCATTTCTTTTGCCGTACTGTGTGAGTCTTTTCTTAGCTTTAGCGTTACAAAGATTAATAGAGGTACGGTACTTTTTGATTCCTTATATAGTTTTGCGTTTGCGATTTGGTCGACCAAGCTACTTACTCGTCCTATCTGAATTTGTTTGGTACGTATTAATAAATGCTGCttcgttttatatatttttcaataaagagGTTGCTTGGCAAGATTTTGACTATATGCAAAGAATAatttggtga